A window from Streptomyces sp. NBC_00299 encodes these proteins:
- a CDS encoding metallopeptidase TldD-related protein, whose protein sequence is MSARTNKPHEIVERALELSRADGCVVIADEQSTANLRWAGNALTTNGVTRGRTLTVVATVDGKEGTASGVVSRSAVTVDELEPLVRAAEAAARGAGPSEDAQPLVSEVPAAPDFTDAPAETSSTVFADFAPALGEAFARARAGGRELYGFANHELVSTYVGTSTGLRLRHDQPNGTLEVNAKSPDRTRSAWAGRYTRDFKDVDPTALDAELAVRLGWAERRLELPAGRYETLLPPTAVADLLIYQMWSASGRDAVEGRTVFSKPGGKTRVGEQLSELPLTLRSDPNEPGLESAPFLIAHSSGGDQSVFDNGLPLAATEWMSEGRLKHLTTSRHSAGLTGLPVAPGIENLILDGGEDRSLEEMVANTERGLLLTCLWYIREVDPATLLLTGLTRDGVYLVENGEVTGEVNNFRFNESPVGLLGRVTEAGRTEKTLPREWSDWFTRAAMPALRVPDFNMSSVSQGV, encoded by the coding sequence ATGAGCGCCCGTACCAACAAGCCGCACGAGATCGTCGAGCGGGCCCTGGAGCTGTCCCGGGCCGACGGGTGCGTCGTCATCGCCGACGAGCAGTCGACCGCCAATCTGCGCTGGGCCGGCAATGCGCTGACCACGAACGGCGTCACGCGCGGGCGGACGCTCACTGTCGTCGCGACCGTGGACGGCAAGGAGGGCACGGCCTCCGGTGTCGTGTCCCGGTCGGCCGTGACCGTGGACGAGCTGGAGCCGCTGGTGCGGGCCGCCGAGGCCGCCGCGCGCGGGGCCGGGCCCTCCGAGGACGCGCAGCCGCTGGTGAGCGAGGTACCGGCGGCGCCGGACTTCACGGACGCCCCGGCCGAGACGTCGTCCACGGTGTTCGCCGACTTCGCCCCGGCGCTGGGTGAGGCGTTCGCACGCGCGCGTGCGGGCGGCCGGGAGCTGTACGGCTTCGCCAACCACGAGTTGGTGTCGACGTACGTGGGCACGTCCACCGGGCTGCGGCTGCGGCACGACCAGCCCAACGGCACGCTGGAGGTGAACGCCAAGTCCCCGGACCGTACCCGCTCGGCATGGGCGGGGCGCTACACGCGGGACTTCAAGGACGTGGACCCCACAGCACTGGACGCTGAGCTGGCCGTACGCCTCGGCTGGGCCGAGCGGCGCCTGGAGCTGCCGGCGGGCCGGTACGAGACGCTGCTGCCGCCGACCGCCGTGGCCGACCTGCTGATCTACCAGATGTGGTCGGCTTCGGGGCGGGACGCGGTCGAGGGCCGGACGGTGTTCTCCAAGCCCGGCGGCAAGACGCGTGTCGGCGAGCAGCTGAGCGAGCTGCCGCTGACGCTGCGCAGCGACCCGAACGAGCCGGGCCTGGAGTCCGCGCCCTTCCTGATCGCGCACTCCTCCGGGGGCGACCAGTCGGTGTTCGACAACGGGCTGCCGCTCGCCGCCACCGAGTGGATGAGCGAGGGCAGGCTGAAGCACCTCACCACCAGCCGGCACAGCGCGGGGCTGACCGGTCTGCCGGTGGCGCCGGGCATCGAGAACCTGATCCTGGACGGCGGCGAGGACCGCTCGCTCGAGGAGATGGTCGCGAACACCGAGCGCGGGCTGCTGCTGACCTGCCTCTGGTACATCCGCGAGGTCGACCCGGCGACGCTGCTGCTCACCGGCCTGACCCGGGACGGGGTGTACCTCGTCGAGAACGGTGAGGTGACCGGCGAGGTGAACAACTTCCGGTTCAACGAGTCCCCGGTGGGTCTGCTGGGGCGGGTGACGGAGGCGGGGCGTACGGAGAAGACCCTGCCCCGGGAGTGGAGTGACTGGTTCACTAGGGCGGCGATGCCGGCGCTGCGCGTCCCCGATTTCAACATGAGCTCTGTCAGTCAGGGCGTATAA
- a CDS encoding SGM_5486 family transporter-associated protein codes for MPVLDPNPRNGQKKLLLVFGTFFAIFAVIAVVATIASP; via the coding sequence ATGCCAGTGCTCGACCCGAACCCCCGCAACGGCCAGAAGAAGCTGCTGCTCGTCTTCGGCACGTTCTTCGCCATCTTCGCCGTCATCGCCGTCGTCGCGACGATCGCCTCGCCCTGA
- the fabI gene encoding enoyl-ACP reductase FabI, whose product MAGILEGKKILITGVLMESSIAFHTAKLAQEQGAEIILTAWPRPTLTERIAKKLPQPEKVKVLELDVSNDEHLARLESQVREHLGDKLDGVVHSIGFAPQDALGGNFLNTPFESVATAMHVSAFSLKSLTMALLPLMTEGGSVVGLTFDAQFAWPQYDWMGPAKAALEATNRYMARDLGKHDIRCNLISAGPIGSMAAKSIPGFAELASVWDSRSPLEWKLEDPEPAGKGVVALLSDWFPKTTGEIVHVDGGLHAIGA is encoded by the coding sequence ATGGCTGGAATCCTTGAGGGCAAGAAGATCCTCATCACCGGTGTGCTGATGGAGTCCTCCATCGCCTTCCACACCGCGAAGCTGGCCCAGGAGCAGGGCGCGGAGATCATCCTCACCGCCTGGCCGCGTCCTACGCTCACCGAGCGCATCGCCAAGAAGCTCCCCCAGCCGGAGAAGGTCAAGGTCCTGGAGCTCGACGTCTCCAACGACGAGCACCTCGCCCGCCTGGAGAGCCAGGTGCGTGAGCACTTGGGCGACAAGCTCGACGGCGTCGTGCACTCCATCGGCTTCGCGCCCCAGGACGCGCTCGGCGGCAACTTCCTGAACACGCCGTTCGAGTCCGTGGCCACGGCCATGCACGTCTCCGCCTTCTCCCTGAAGTCGCTGACCATGGCGCTGCTGCCGCTGATGACCGAGGGCGGATCCGTCGTCGGCCTCACCTTCGACGCGCAGTTCGCCTGGCCGCAGTACGACTGGATGGGCCCGGCCAAGGCCGCCCTGGAGGCCACGAACCGCTACATGGCGCGTGACCTCGGCAAGCACGACATCCGCTGCAACCTGATCTCGGCCGGTCCGATCGGCTCCATGGCCGCGAAGTCCATTCCCGGCTTCGCCGAGCTGGCGTCCGTCTGGGACAGCCGCTCCCCGCTGGAGTGGAAGCTGGAGGACCCGGAGCCGGCCGGCAAGGGCGTCGTCGCCCTGCTGAGCGACTGGTTCCCGAAGACCACCGGCGAGATCGTCCACGTGGACGGCGGTCTGCACGCCATCGGCGCCTGA
- a CDS encoding streptophobe family protein: MSASTNVESARHGTRLPWGDILLSAIACVSWALIGMAGTAALGLHLLEADAAGSLGPMTAAVVALGAGGSVTPSGDVSAFGLTGAEASTAIEITPLGVSLVGAVLLSWFFLRSLRGAGVVIAPPELLARAGAVVALFVAMLGGLAWAGHDVITIDGSSLGLDDLPGGGGGGGGLEIPGVGDIGDIGGLLPDQIGDLIDAKAAVGFTVDTAPTLLGGMAWSAGILLIALLASRRTPLPRGWEAVHRVVRPAMSALVTVLLVAVAAGLAAAAYAAFGDDHPKRIAGAALLGAPNGVWLGIPIGLLVPFDGRATGPLVGLLPDPLDDLLNSGADQSVTLSRLAELDGRVWLLGVAAAVMMLLAGVLTAVRTPVVAGALESPGSGDVRDPGALRFAGRCALRLGVATALTLPLLAWLTELSVDASLSVLGFDAFGAGVRLQGNLGVALLLGAAWGAGAGAVGALMARATGAAGARAAALARGAVPGGTGVAAPWSTASSAAEGSGVSSDASPSGPYAPGTPYRPPNRGRNPYLRVPDRLREPEDARPPGAAPPPRGARAADDAPGPDARWGRGGVRRPGDPPVGEPPIGEPPSAGDDDVYGAPTVVRPISPPPRSPRPPRRRGDGSSSGGADGPPPPPPPPPRKPKGRP, encoded by the coding sequence ATGAGCGCGTCCACGAACGTCGAGAGCGCGAGGCACGGCACACGGCTGCCGTGGGGAGACATCCTGTTGTCCGCGATCGCCTGCGTGAGCTGGGCATTGATCGGGATGGCGGGCACGGCGGCACTCGGACTGCATCTGCTGGAGGCCGACGCCGCGGGCTCCCTGGGGCCCATGACCGCGGCGGTGGTGGCCCTAGGGGCGGGTGGTTCTGTCACCCCGTCCGGCGATGTGTCCGCTTTCGGGCTGACGGGCGCGGAGGCGTCGACCGCCATCGAGATCACGCCACTCGGGGTGAGCCTGGTCGGCGCGGTGCTGCTGTCGTGGTTCTTCCTGCGCTCCTTGCGCGGCGCGGGAGTTGTGATCGCTCCGCCCGAACTCCTCGCGCGCGCGGGCGCGGTGGTCGCGCTGTTCGTGGCGATGCTGGGCGGGCTGGCCTGGGCCGGGCACGACGTCATCACCATCGACGGGAGCTCACTGGGGCTCGACGACCTGCCGGGCGGTGGCGGGGGCGGGGGCGGGCTCGAGATCCCCGGAGTGGGGGACATCGGGGACATCGGCGGGCTGCTGCCCGACCAGATCGGTGACCTCATCGACGCGAAGGCGGCTGTCGGCTTCACGGTGGATACGGCGCCGACGCTGCTCGGCGGCATGGCCTGGTCCGCCGGCATCCTGCTGATCGCCCTGCTCGCCTCGCGCCGTACCCCGCTGCCGCGCGGCTGGGAGGCCGTGCACCGCGTCGTACGACCCGCCATGTCCGCTCTCGTCACGGTGCTGCTGGTGGCGGTGGCGGCCGGGCTCGCGGCGGCGGCGTACGCGGCGTTCGGCGACGACCACCCCAAGCGGATCGCCGGCGCGGCCCTGCTGGGCGCCCCGAACGGTGTCTGGCTCGGCATCCCGATCGGCCTGCTCGTGCCGTTCGACGGCCGGGCGACGGGGCCGCTGGTGGGCCTGCTCCCGGACCCCCTGGACGACCTTCTGAACAGCGGCGCCGACCAGTCCGTCACGCTGAGCAGGCTGGCGGAGCTGGACGGCCGGGTGTGGCTGCTGGGAGTCGCGGCGGCGGTGATGATGCTGCTCGCGGGAGTGCTGACGGCCGTGCGGACGCCGGTCGTGGCGGGCGCCCTGGAGAGCCCTGGTTCCGGGGACGTACGGGATCCGGGTGCCCTGCGCTTCGCCGGGCGGTGTGCGCTGCGGCTCGGTGTCGCCACGGCGTTGACGCTGCCGTTGCTCGCATGGCTGACGGAGCTGTCCGTGGACGCCTCGCTGTCGGTGCTGGGCTTCGATGCGTTCGGCGCCGGGGTGCGGTTGCAGGGGAACCTCGGTGTGGCGCTGCTGCTGGGGGCGGCTTGGGGGGCGGGGGCGGGCGCCGTGGGGGCCCTCATGGCCCGTGCGACCGGGGCGGCGGGGGCGCGGGCGGCGGCGCTTGCTCGGGGTGCGGTGCCGGGCGGGACCGGAGTGGCCGCGCCGTGGAGTACGGCGAGCTCGGCGGCCGAGGGCTCCGGGGTTTCGTCGGATGCAAGCCCGTCGGGGCCGTACGCCCCCGGCACGCCGTACCGGCCGCCCAACCGCGGGAGGAACCCGTATCTGCGGGTGCCGGACCGGCTGCGCGAACCGGAGGACGCGCGGCCGCCCGGCGCGGCGCCACCGCCCAGGGGCGCGCGGGCGGCCGACGACGCGCCGGGGCCTGATGCGCGGTGGGGGCGCGGTGGTGTGCGGCGCCCTGGTGACCCGCCGGTCGGCGAACCGCCAATTGGTGAGCCGCCGTCCGCCGGTGACGACGATGTGTACGGGGCGCCCACGGTCGTACGGCCGATTTCGCCGCCGCCGAGGTCGCCCCGGCCTCCGCGGCGGCGTGGGGACGGGTCGTCGTCCGGAGGGGCCGACGGGCCGCCCCCTCCGCCACCGCCGCCGCCGCGGAAGCCGAAGGGACGCCCGTGA
- a CDS encoding FadR/GntR family transcriptional regulator — protein sequence MPLSNPRRSALSEQVIAALRNQITSGEWPVGTRIPTEPELVEQLGVARNTVREAVRALAHNGLLDIRQGSGTYVVATSELAGVMHRRFADADPRHIAELRSTLESGAAQLAAERRTEKDLKQLDALLLRREEAWESGDTEAFVAADATFHLAVVAASHNVAMIAMYADLGEVLRDWLRDDVGAELTPESYLDHARLVDAIRAGDASAAASEAAGYPFHCRPGRFSAPAGG from the coding sequence ATGCCCCTGAGCAACCCCCGCCGTTCGGCGCTGTCCGAGCAGGTCATCGCCGCGCTGCGGAACCAGATCACCTCGGGCGAATGGCCGGTCGGCACCCGCATCCCGACCGAGCCCGAGCTGGTCGAGCAGCTCGGTGTGGCCCGCAACACGGTCCGTGAGGCGGTCCGCGCGCTCGCGCACAACGGCCTGCTGGACATCCGCCAGGGCTCCGGCACCTACGTGGTGGCGACCAGCGAGCTGGCCGGCGTGATGCACCGCCGCTTCGCCGACGCCGACCCCCGGCACATCGCCGAGCTGCGCTCCACGCTGGAGTCGGGCGCCGCGCAGCTGGCCGCCGAGCGGCGCACCGAGAAGGACCTCAAGCAGTTGGACGCGCTCCTGCTGCGGCGTGAGGAGGCCTGGGAGTCGGGCGACACGGAGGCATTCGTGGCGGCCGACGCGACCTTCCACCTGGCCGTCGTCGCGGCGTCCCACAACGTCGCGATGATCGCGATGTACGCGGACCTGGGCGAGGTCCTGCGGGACTGGCTGCGCGACGACGTCGGCGCGGAGCTGACGCCGGAGTCGTACCTGGACCACGCGCGGCTGGTGGACGCGATCCGCGCGGGCGACGCGTCGGCGGCCGCGTCGGAGGCGGCGGGCTATCCGTTCCACTGCCGTCCGGGGCGCTTCAGCGCTCCTGCCGGTGGCTGA
- a CDS encoding CynX/NimT family MFS transporter, whose translation MMGRMAREENRTATSTRIRTPQAPTTTEPATRAWTGTWTVRLVVLGIVLTALNLRPAITSLGALLEEVRDGLGMSGSVAGLLTSVPPLCFAVFGVMAPRLARRFGPGAVVCAGMVAITAGLLLRPYAGSTAGFLAASALALMGIAVSNVLMPVIVKRWFPDRVGSMTGLYSMALALGTASAAAVTVPMTEALGGSWQTGLAVWAVLPAVAVLPWIPFVRDRKATSAAPENHARVAAPQLRITRSRTAWALAVYFGLQATGAYITMGWMAQIFRDAGVPAGTAGLLLALTMVMGVPLAFVIPRLATRLPHQGPIVLALGACGLVGYAGLYLAPVAGAWVWALLLGVSNCSFPLALTMVGMRARSSAGVAQLSGFAQSTGYLISIPGPLLVGVLYQHSGGWGLPIALMAGLMIPQMAVGVLAGRNRTVEDEAAR comes from the coding sequence ATGATGGGCCGCATGGCACGTGAGGAAAACCGGACGGCGACGTCCACGCGAATACGCACCCCGCAGGCACCCACCACGACGGAGCCCGCCACGCGCGCGTGGACCGGCACGTGGACGGTACGGCTGGTCGTGCTCGGCATCGTGCTGACCGCGCTGAACCTGCGCCCCGCCATCACCAGCCTCGGCGCCCTCCTCGAAGAGGTCCGCGACGGGCTCGGTATGAGCGGCAGCGTGGCCGGACTGCTCACCTCCGTGCCCCCGCTCTGCTTCGCCGTCTTCGGCGTCATGGCACCCCGGCTCGCCCGCCGGTTCGGCCCCGGCGCGGTGGTGTGCGCGGGCATGGTCGCCATCACCGCCGGACTGCTCCTGCGCCCGTACGCGGGCAGCACGGCCGGCTTCCTGGCCGCCAGCGCCCTCGCCCTCATGGGCATCGCCGTCAGCAACGTCCTGATGCCGGTCATCGTCAAGCGCTGGTTCCCGGACCGAGTCGGCTCCATGACCGGCCTGTACTCGATGGCCCTCGCCCTCGGCACCGCGTCCGCCGCGGCCGTGACGGTGCCCATGACCGAGGCGCTGGGCGGAAGTTGGCAGACCGGGCTCGCGGTGTGGGCGGTGCTCCCGGCCGTGGCCGTACTGCCGTGGATTCCCTTCGTGCGGGACCGCAAGGCAACGTCCGCCGCGCCGGAGAACCACGCGCGCGTGGCCGCACCCCAGCTGCGGATCACCCGGAGCCGCACCGCCTGGGCCCTCGCCGTCTACTTCGGGCTCCAGGCCACCGGCGCCTACATCACGATGGGCTGGATGGCGCAGATCTTCCGGGACGCCGGTGTGCCCGCCGGCACGGCGGGGCTGCTGCTCGCCCTCACGATGGTGATGGGTGTGCCGCTCGCCTTCGTCATCCCGCGCCTCGCCACCAGGCTGCCCCACCAGGGACCGATCGTGCTGGCGCTGGGCGCCTGCGGCCTCGTCGGGTACGCGGGCCTGTACCTCGCGCCGGTCGCCGGTGCCTGGGTCTGGGCGCTGCTGCTCGGCGTCTCCAACTGCTCGTTCCCGCTGGCCCTCACCATGGTCGGCATGCGGGCCAGGAGCAGTGCGGGAGTGGCGCAGCTGTCGGGCTTCGCGCAGAGCACCGGCTATCTGATCTCGATCCCCGGCCCGCTCCTGGTCGGCGTGCTCTACCAGCACAGCGGCGGCTGGGGTCTCCCGATCGCGCTCATGGCCGGCCTCATGATCCCGCAGATGGCGGTCGGGGTCCTGGCGGGACGCAACCGCACGGTCGAGGACGAGGCGGCCCGCTGA
- a CDS encoding SixA phosphatase family protein has product MSVAESRRIVLFRHAKADWPQVNDHERPLADRGRMDAAEAGRRLADTDIPFDLALCSTATRTRETWKLAVHEFPHRPKTVYEERVYEASPGELIAVLNETPDDAQNVLLIGHNPGVQGLAEILSGSAEAEPRDRMSRRGFPTAAFAVLSFGGSWKTLEPGVATLLDYWAPSE; this is encoded by the coding sequence ATGAGCGTCGCAGAATCCCGCAGGATTGTCCTCTTCCGGCATGCGAAAGCCGACTGGCCACAGGTGAACGACCACGAGCGGCCGCTCGCCGACCGGGGCCGAATGGACGCGGCAGAGGCCGGCCGCAGGCTGGCCGACACCGACATCCCTTTCGACCTGGCCCTGTGCTCCACCGCGACCCGGACCCGGGAGACCTGGAAGCTCGCCGTCCATGAGTTCCCGCACCGGCCGAAAACCGTCTACGAAGAGCGGGTGTACGAGGCTTCGCCCGGCGAACTGATTGCTGTGCTCAACGAAACACCCGACGACGCACAGAACGTCCTGCTGATCGGCCACAACCCGGGCGTGCAGGGCCTCGCCGAGATCCTCTCCGGTTCGGCCGAGGCCGAACCGCGCGACCGGATGAGCCGCCGCGGCTTCCCGACCGCCGCCTTCGCCGTCCTGTCCTTCGGCGGCAGCTGGAAGACGCTGGAGCCCGGCGTGGCCACGCTGCTCGACTACTGGGCACCCTCCGAGTGA
- a CDS encoding TldD/PmbA family protein, whose amino-acid sequence MPHTIDEAFTALPLRALADAALARARALGAEHADFRFERVRSASWRLRDAKLAGSSDTTDLGYAVRVVHGGTWGFASGVDLTLDAAAKVASQAVAMAKLSAQVIKAAGSDERVELADEPVHTDRTWISSYEIDPFTVPDEEKSGLLADWSARLLAADGVNHVDASLLTVHENKFYADTAGTVTTQQRVRLHPQLTAVSVDESTGEFDSMRTIAPPVGRGWEYLTGTGWDWDDELARIPELLAEKMRAPSVEPGPYDLVVDPSNLWLTIHESIGHATELDRALGYEAAYAGTSFATFDQLGKLRYGSDLMNVTGDRTAEHGLATIGYDDEGVEGQSWDLVRNGTLVGYQLDRRIAKLTGFERSNGCAFADSPGHVPVQRMANVSLQPDPAGMSTEDLIGGVDRGIYVVGDRSWSIDMQRYNFQFTGQRFFRIENGRITGQLRDVAYQATTTDFWGSMAAVGGPQTYVLGGAFNCGKAQPGQVAAVSHGCPSALFKGVNILNTTQEAGR is encoded by the coding sequence GTGCCCCATACGATCGATGAAGCCTTCACGGCGCTTCCGCTACGCGCCCTGGCCGACGCCGCGCTGGCACGCGCGCGTGCGCTGGGTGCCGAGCACGCGGACTTCCGGTTCGAGCGGGTGCGCAGCGCGTCCTGGCGGCTGCGGGACGCCAAGCTCGCCGGGTCGTCGGACACCACCGACCTCGGGTACGCGGTGCGGGTCGTGCACGGTGGCACCTGGGGGTTCGCGTCCGGGGTGGATCTGACGCTGGACGCCGCCGCCAAGGTCGCCTCGCAGGCGGTGGCGATGGCGAAGCTGTCCGCCCAGGTGATCAAGGCCGCCGGGTCGGACGAGCGGGTGGAGCTCGCCGACGAGCCCGTGCACACCGACCGGACGTGGATCTCGTCGTACGAGATCGATCCGTTCACGGTGCCCGACGAGGAGAAGTCGGGGCTGCTCGCGGACTGGAGCGCGCGGCTGCTGGCGGCGGACGGGGTCAATCACGTCGACGCCTCGCTGCTCACCGTCCACGAGAACAAGTTCTACGCGGACACCGCCGGGACCGTGACCACCCAGCAGCGGGTCCGGCTGCACCCGCAGCTGACGGCCGTGTCGGTGGACGAGTCGACCGGCGAGTTCGACTCCATGCGCACCATCGCGCCACCCGTGGGACGCGGCTGGGAGTACCTGACGGGCACCGGCTGGGACTGGGACGACGAGCTCGCGCGCATCCCCGAGCTGCTCGCCGAGAAGATGCGGGCGCCGAGCGTCGAGCCGGGGCCGTACGACCTCGTCGTCGACCCCTCCAACCTGTGGCTGACCATCCACGAGTCCATCGGCCACGCCACCGAACTGGACCGCGCCCTCGGCTACGAAGCCGCCTACGCCGGCACCTCCTTCGCCACCTTCGACCAGCTCGGCAAGCTCCGGTACGGCTCCGACCTGATGAACGTCACCGGTGACCGCACCGCCGAGCACGGCCTCGCGACCATCGGATACGACGACGAGGGCGTCGAGGGCCAGTCCTGGGACCTGGTGCGCAACGGCACGCTCGTCGGCTACCAGCTGGACCGGCGGATCGCAAAGCTGACCGGGTTCGAGCGGTCCAACGGGTGCGCGTTCGCCGACTCCCCCGGCCATGTGCCGGTGCAGCGCATGGCCAATGTCTCACTGCAGCCGGATCCGGCCGGGATGTCGACGGAGGATCTCATCGGCGGCGTCGACCGGGGCATCTACGTGGTCGGCGACCGGTCCTGGTCGATCGACATGCAGCGCTACAACTTCCAGTTCACCGGGCAGCGGTTCTTCAGGATCGAGAACGGGCGGATCACCGGCCAGCTGCGGGACGTGGCCTACCAGGCGACGACCACGGACTTCTGGGGCTCGATGGCCGCGGTGGGCGGCCCGCAGACATACGTCCTGGGCGGCGCCTTCAACTGCGGCAAGGCACAGCCGGGGCAGGTCGCGGCGGTCTCGCACGGCTGCCCGTCGGCCCTCTTCAAGGGCGTCAACATTCTCAACACCACGCAGGAGGCCGGTCGATGA
- the serB gene encoding phosphoserine phosphatase SerB produces the protein MSASQTSDIPTLLVKIFGKDRPGITAGLFDTLAAYSVDVVDIEQVVTRGRITLCALVTQPPAGLEGDLRATVHSWADSMKMQAEIISGLGDNRPRGLGRSLVTVLGHPLTAEAAASIASRITRSGGNIDRIFRLAKYPVTAVEFAVSGVETEPLRTALVTHAAALGVDIAVVAAGLHRRAQRLVVMDVDSTLIQDEVIELFAGHAGCEDKVAEVTAAAMRGELDFEQSLHARVALLKGLDASVVEKVRTEVRLTPGARTLIRTLKRLGYQVGVVSGGFTQVTDDLKERLGLDFAQANTLEIVDGQLTGRVTGEIVDRAGKARLLRRFAAEAGVPLSQTVAIGDGANDLDMLNAAGLGVAFNAKPVVREAAHTAVNVPFLDTVLYLLGVTREEVEAADMHDDEV, from the coding sequence ATGAGCGCTTCGCAGACCTCTGACATCCCCACCCTTCTCGTCAAGATCTTCGGGAAGGACAGGCCGGGAATCACGGCCGGACTCTTCGACACGCTGGCCGCCTACTCCGTCGACGTGGTCGACATCGAGCAGGTCGTCACCCGTGGCCGGATCACGCTGTGCGCGCTCGTGACGCAGCCTCCGGCGGGGTTGGAGGGGGATCTGAGGGCGACCGTCCACAGCTGGGCCGATTCGATGAAGATGCAGGCGGAGATCATCTCCGGCCTGGGCGACAACCGGCCGCGTGGCCTCGGGCGCTCCCTGGTGACCGTGCTCGGGCACCCGCTGACCGCGGAGGCGGCGGCCTCGATCGCCTCCCGGATCACCAGGTCGGGCGGCAACATCGACCGTATCTTCCGGCTGGCCAAGTACCCCGTGACGGCGGTGGAGTTCGCGGTGTCCGGCGTGGAGACCGAGCCGCTGCGCACCGCCCTGGTGACCCACGCGGCGGCACTGGGTGTCGACATCGCGGTCGTCGCGGCGGGTCTGCACCGGCGCGCGCAGCGTCTCGTCGTCATGGACGTGGACTCGACCCTCATCCAGGACGAGGTGATCGAGCTCTTCGCGGGGCACGCCGGCTGCGAGGACAAGGTGGCCGAGGTGACGGCTGCCGCGATGCGCGGGGAGCTGGACTTCGAGCAGTCGCTGCACGCGCGCGTGGCCCTGCTGAAGGGGCTCGACGCCTCGGTGGTGGAGAAGGTGCGCACCGAGGTGCGGCTGACGCCGGGCGCGCGCACGCTGATCCGTACGCTGAAGCGGCTCGGCTATCAAGTGGGGGTCGTCTCGGGTGGGTTCACGCAGGTCACCGATGACTTGAAGGAACGGCTCGGGCTCGACTTCGCCCAGGCGAACACGCTGGAGATCGTCGACGGGCAGCTGACCGGCCGGGTCACCGGCGAGATCGTGGACCGGGCGGGCAAGGCGCGGCTGCTGCGCCGGTTCGCCGCCGAGGCCGGGGTGCCCCTGTCCCAGACGGTGGCGATCGGTGACGGTGCCAACGACCTGGACATGCTGAACGCCGCCGGCCTGGGCGTCGCCTTCAATGCCAAGCCGGTGGTGCGGGAGGCGGCGCACACCGCGGTGAACGTGCCCTTCCTGGACACGGTCCTGTATCTGCTGGGCGTCACCCGCGAAGAGGTCGAGGCCGCGGACATGCACGACGACGAGGTCTGA
- the fabG gene encoding 3-oxoacyl-[acyl-carrier-protein] reductase: MSRSVLVTGGNRGIGLAIARAFADAGDKVAITYRSGEPPAGFLAVKCDITDTEQVEQAYKEIEAEHGPVEVLIANAGITKDQLLMRMSEEDFTAVVDTNLTGTFRVVKRANRGMLRAKKGRVVLISSVVGLYGGPGQANYAASKAGLVGFARSLARELGSRNITFNVVAPGFVDTDMTKVLTEEQRANIVTQVPLGRYAQPDEIAAAVRFLASDDASYITGAVIPVDGGLGMGH, encoded by the coding sequence TTGAGCCGCTCGGTTCTCGTCACCGGAGGCAACCGGGGCATCGGCCTCGCCATCGCCCGCGCTTTCGCCGATGCCGGCGACAAGGTCGCGATCACGTACCGCTCGGGAGAGCCGCCGGCCGGCTTCCTGGCCGTCAAGTGCGACATCACCGACACCGAGCAGGTGGAGCAGGCCTACAAGGAGATCGAGGCCGAGCACGGCCCGGTCGAGGTTCTGATCGCCAACGCCGGCATCACCAAGGACCAGCTCCTGATGCGGATGTCCGAGGAGGACTTCACCGCGGTCGTCGACACCAACCTCACCGGCACCTTCCGCGTGGTCAAGCGCGCCAACCGCGGCATGCTGCGCGCCAAGAAGGGCCGCGTGGTGCTCATCTCGTCGGTCGTCGGGCTGTACGGCGGGCCCGGTCAGGCCAACTACGCCGCCTCCAAGGCCGGCCTGGTCGGCTTCGCGCGCTCCCTCGCCCGTGAGCTGGGCTCGCGCAACATCACCTTCAACGTCGTCGCGCCCGGCTTCGTCGACACCGACATGACCAAGGTCCTCACCGAGGAGCAGCGTGCGAACATCGTGACGCAGGTCCCGCTCGGCCGGTACGCGCAGCCGGACGAGATCGCCGCCGCGGTGCGGTTCCTCGCGTCCGACGACGCCTCGTACATCACTGGAGCCGTCATTCCCGTTGACGGCGGACTGGGAATGGGTCACTGA